The following are encoded in a window of Variovorax paradoxus genomic DNA:
- a CDS encoding ABC transporter ATP-binding protein, whose amino-acid sequence MNAATTSPPGTVVDIRKLWTVFKSPDGEQVVHRDLDLHLDRGEVLSLVGGSGTGKTVLLRQILGLQKPTKGTVEVLGRAPGELSAAGAANVGMLFQHGALFSAFSVLENIAFPLRELKLLPDELIRHAALVKLQMVGLEPQHANKSPSDLSGGMIKRVALARALIMDPPLLLLDEPTAGLDPEASDSFCDLLRGLHRELGLTVVMVTHDLDTLFDLSTRIAVLADHQVIVSGTAREVIAYPHPFIHEYFLGGRGQRALEALHDKPAAGKEEPPAPRPEAARAEER is encoded by the coding sequence ATGAACGCCGCCACGACATCCCCGCCCGGCACCGTGGTCGACATCCGCAAGCTCTGGACCGTGTTCAAGAGCCCGGACGGCGAGCAGGTGGTGCACCGCGACCTCGACCTGCACCTCGACCGCGGCGAAGTGCTGTCGCTGGTCGGCGGCTCGGGCACCGGCAAGACGGTGCTGCTGCGGCAGATTCTCGGGCTGCAGAAACCCACGAAGGGCACGGTCGAGGTGCTGGGCCGGGCGCCGGGTGAACTCAGCGCGGCCGGCGCGGCCAACGTGGGCATGCTGTTCCAGCACGGCGCGCTGTTCTCGGCCTTCAGCGTGCTGGAGAACATCGCCTTTCCGCTGCGCGAACTCAAGCTGCTGCCCGACGAGCTGATTCGCCATGCCGCGCTCGTGAAGCTGCAGATGGTGGGGCTGGAGCCGCAGCATGCGAACAAGAGCCCGTCGGATCTGTCGGGCGGCATGATCAAGCGCGTGGCGCTGGCGCGCGCGCTCATCATGGACCCGCCGCTGCTGCTGCTCGACGAGCCCACGGCCGGCCTCGATCCCGAAGCGTCCGACAGTTTCTGCGACCTGCTGCGCGGCCTGCACCGCGAGCTGGGCCTGACGGTCGTGATGGTCACGCACGACCTGGACACCCTGTTCGACCTGAGCACCCGCATCGCGGTGCTGGCCGACCACCAGGTGATCGTGAGCGGCACGGCGCGCGAAGTCATCGCCTATCCGCATCCGTTCATCCACGAATACTTTCTCGGCGGGCGCGGCCAGCGCGCCCTGGAGGCGCTGCACGACAAGCCCGCCGCCGGCAAAGAAGAACCACCCGCGCCGCGGCCCGAGGCCGCGCGCGCTGAAGAAAGGTAG
- a CDS encoding MlaE family ABC transporter permease, producing MVSTPSSADLPAIDDASAPPRARTHDADGRSWAVASGCWTTLAMSTRPAWEAVAKDLAALPPTDDRAWDLRPIGQLDHIGAQLLWDHWRHDWPATLELTPQHQAVLDQVAKFTVATPDEPPKSLSDRLRELAHQGPRAMVVLRDFVGLIGQLALDLCTLARAPHRAPWRDFSGHLYQFGATALHITALVGLLIGVVLAYLISQQLRNYGAETFVVNILGLSLIRELGPVLAAVLIAGRSGSAITAQIGVMRVTEELDAMRVMGIPHGFRLVMPRVLALAIAMPLISLWTSMAALAGGMLAADAALGISPAYFLSALPRAVPIANLWLALAKSAVFGVLIALIGCYFGMKVKPNTESLGRGTTSSVVTSITAVILVDALFAVLFKGIGFRG from the coding sequence ATGGTCTCCACCCCGTCGTCTGCCGACCTGCCCGCCATCGACGACGCCTCTGCGCCGCCGCGCGCGCGCACGCACGATGCCGACGGCCGCAGCTGGGCCGTGGCCAGCGGCTGCTGGACCACGCTGGCGATGTCGACGCGGCCGGCCTGGGAGGCGGTGGCCAAGGACCTCGCGGCGCTGCCGCCCACCGACGACCGCGCCTGGGACCTGCGCCCCATCGGCCAGCTCGACCACATCGGCGCGCAGCTGCTGTGGGACCACTGGCGCCACGACTGGCCGGCCACGCTCGAGCTGACGCCGCAGCACCAGGCGGTACTCGACCAGGTGGCGAAGTTCACGGTGGCCACGCCCGACGAGCCGCCGAAATCGCTGAGCGACCGGTTGCGCGAACTCGCCCACCAAGGTCCGCGCGCGATGGTGGTGCTGCGCGACTTCGTGGGCCTCATCGGCCAGCTCGCGCTCGACCTGTGCACGCTGGCGCGCGCGCCGCACCGCGCGCCGTGGCGCGACTTCTCGGGCCACCTTTATCAGTTCGGCGCCACGGCGCTGCACATCACGGCGCTGGTCGGCCTGCTCATCGGCGTGGTGCTGGCCTACCTGATCTCGCAGCAGCTGCGCAACTACGGCGCCGAGACCTTCGTGGTGAACATCCTCGGGCTGTCGCTGATCCGCGAACTCGGGCCGGTGCTGGCCGCCGTGCTCATTGCAGGCCGCTCGGGTTCGGCGATCACGGCGCAGATCGGCGTGATGCGCGTCACCGAAGAACTCGACGCCATGCGCGTGATGGGCATCCCGCACGGCTTCCGCCTCGTGATGCCGCGCGTGCTGGCGCTGGCCATCGCGATGCCGCTGATCAGCCTGTGGACCTCGATGGCGGCGCTGGCCGGCGGCATGCTCGCGGCCGACGCCGCGCTCGGCATTTCGCCGGCGTATTTCCTGTCGGCGCTGCCGCGCGCGGTGCCCATTGCCAACCTCTGGCTGGCCCTGGCCAAGTCGGCGGTGTTCGGCGTGCTGATCGCGCTGATCGGCTGCTACTTCGGCATGAAGGTCAAGCCCAACACCGAGAGCCTGGGGCGCGGCACCACGTCGTCGGTCGTGACCTCGATCACTGCCGTGATCCTGGTCGATGCGCTCTTCGCCGTGCTCTTCAAGGGCATAGGATTCCGCGGATGA
- a CDS encoding CoA-acylating methylmalonate-semialdehyde dehydrogenase, whose product MSISTRNIDHHIAGAPAANTSGRTQDVTNPATGAVTGKVGLADAAQVSAAVAAAQAAFPAWADTPPIRRARVMFKFLELLNQHKDELAHLITAEHGKVFTDAQGEVSRGIDIVEFACGIPQLLKGDFTDQVSTGIDNWTLRQPLGVVAGITPFNFPVMVPMWMFPVAIAAGNTFVLKPSPTDPSASLFMAELLKQAGLPDGVFNVVQGDKVAVDALLEHPDVKAISFVGSTPIANYIYETGARHGKRVQALGGAKNHMVVMPDADIDQAVDALIGAGYGSAGERCMAISVAVLVGDVADRLLPKLIERTKTLKVLNGTNLAAEMGPIVTRAAHERITGYIDLGEKEGATLLVDGRKFDGNVAGEGCGDGFWMGGTLFDHVTPEMRIYKEEIFGPVLGCLRVATFKEAVDLINAHEFGNGVSCFTRDGNVAREFGRRIQVGMVGINVPIPVPMAWHGFGGWKKSLFGDMHAYGEEGVRFYTKQKSIMQRWPESIGKGAEFVMPTAK is encoded by the coding sequence ATGTCCATCAGCACCCGAAATATCGACCACCACATCGCCGGCGCCCCCGCCGCCAACACCTCCGGCCGCACGCAGGACGTGACCAACCCCGCCACCGGCGCCGTCACCGGCAAGGTCGGCCTCGCCGACGCCGCGCAGGTGTCGGCCGCCGTGGCCGCGGCGCAGGCCGCGTTCCCGGCCTGGGCCGACACGCCGCCCATTCGCCGGGCCCGCGTGATGTTCAAGTTCCTGGAGCTGCTCAATCAGCACAAGGACGAACTCGCCCACCTCATCACCGCCGAGCACGGCAAGGTCTTCACCGACGCGCAGGGCGAAGTGAGCCGCGGCATCGACATCGTCGAGTTCGCGTGCGGCATTCCGCAGCTGCTCAAGGGCGACTTCACCGACCAAGTGAGCACCGGCATCGACAACTGGACCTTGCGCCAGCCGCTGGGCGTGGTCGCGGGCATCACGCCCTTCAACTTCCCGGTGATGGTGCCGATGTGGATGTTCCCGGTGGCCATTGCCGCGGGCAACACCTTCGTGCTCAAGCCCAGCCCGACCGACCCGAGCGCGTCGCTCTTCATGGCCGAGCTGCTCAAGCAGGCCGGCCTGCCCGACGGCGTGTTCAACGTGGTGCAGGGCGACAAGGTCGCGGTCGATGCGCTGCTGGAGCACCCCGACGTCAAGGCGATCAGCTTCGTGGGCTCCACGCCCATTGCCAACTACATCTACGAAACCGGCGCCCGCCACGGCAAGCGCGTGCAGGCGCTGGGCGGCGCGAAGAACCACATGGTGGTCATGCCCGACGCCGACATCGACCAGGCGGTCGACGCCCTCATCGGCGCCGGCTACGGCTCGGCCGGCGAGCGCTGCATGGCGATCAGCGTCGCGGTGCTGGTGGGCGACGTGGCCGACCGGCTGCTGCCCAAGCTCATCGAGCGCACGAAGACGCTGAAGGTGCTCAACGGCACGAACCTCGCGGCCGAGATGGGCCCGATCGTCACGCGCGCCGCGCATGAACGCATCACCGGCTACATCGACCTGGGCGAGAAGGAAGGCGCGACGCTGCTGGTCGACGGCCGCAAGTTCGACGGCAACGTCGCCGGCGAAGGCTGCGGCGATGGCTTCTGGATGGGCGGCACGCTGTTCGACCACGTCACGCCCGAGATGCGCATCTACAAGGAAGAAATCTTCGGCCCCGTGCTGGGCTGCCTGCGCGTCGCGACCTTCAAGGAAGCGGTGGATCTCATCAACGCGCACGAGTTCGGCAACGGCGTGAGCTGCTTCACGCGCGACGGCAACGTGGCCCGCGAATTCGGCCGCCGCATCCAGGTCGGCATGGTCGGCATCAACGTGCCGATCCCGGTGCCGATGGCGTGGCATGGCTTCGGCGGCTGGAAGAAGAGCCTGTTCGGCGACATGCACGCCTATGGCGAAGAGGGCGTGCGCTTCTATACGAAGCAGAAGTCGATCATGCAGCGCTGGCCCGAAAGCATCGGCAAGGGCGCCGAGTTCGTGATGCCGACCGCGAAGTAA
- a CDS encoding ABC-type transport auxiliary lipoprotein family protein, with product MRMKTTTLHALASLGCALLLAGCGMLPDKPARATLYDFGPGLSAPAAAAAAAPTTALPALSLAEFDSNTRLDGTQILYRMGYADANELRPYGQSRWSLPPAQLLRQRLRDTLAERRTVLGPEESATLARTEGIVPDTLRISLDEFSHYFDAPASSTGLVRLRATLVRSATGGDRVMGQRTFTVRRPAASADAPGGVKALIAASDAAMAEVVQWVDQLQQQQPPQPRAAPARR from the coding sequence ATGCGCATGAAGACCACCACCCTCCACGCCCTCGCCAGCCTCGGCTGTGCCCTGCTGCTCGCCGGCTGCGGCATGCTGCCCGACAAGCCGGCGCGCGCCACGCTGTACGACTTCGGCCCCGGCCTTTCTGCGCCTGCCGCTGCCGCTGCCGCCGCGCCGACGACCGCACTGCCTGCGCTGTCCCTTGCCGAGTTCGACAGCAACACGCGCCTGGACGGCACGCAGATCCTGTACCGCATGGGCTATGCCGACGCCAACGAACTGCGCCCCTACGGCCAGTCGCGCTGGAGCCTGCCGCCCGCGCAGCTGCTGCGCCAGCGGCTGCGCGACACGCTGGCCGAACGCCGCACCGTGCTCGGCCCCGAAGAAAGCGCGACGCTCGCGCGCACCGAGGGCATCGTGCCCGACACGCTGCGCATTTCGCTTGACGAGTTCAGCCACTACTTCGATGCGCCGGCCAGCAGCACGGGCCTGGTGCGCCTGCGCGCCACGCTGGTCCGCAGCGCCACCGGCGGCGACCGCGTGATGGGCCAGCGGACCTTCACGGTGCGCCGCCCCGCCGCCAGCGCCGACGCGCCCGGCGGCGTGAAGGCGCTTATCGCGGCGAGCGACGCGGCCATGGCCGAAGTCGTGCAATGGGTCGACCAGTTGCAGCAGCAACAACCGCCGCAGCCGCGTGCGGCGCCGGCGCGGCGCTGA
- a CDS encoding GFA family protein — protein sequence MADAFVPLEGGCTCRQVRYRLNAPPLFVHCCHCRWCQRETGSSFALNALIEPQHVQVLQGTVDRVLTPSASGRGQTYARCPTCHVALWSHYAGAGDAVSFIRVGTLDTPDMLPPDLHIFTMSKQPWVALPPGAPAVPEYYDRKDHWPAESLARWRVLREKLRAG from the coding sequence ATGGCCGACGCCTTCGTGCCGCTCGAAGGCGGCTGCACCTGCCGGCAGGTGCGCTACCGCCTGAACGCCCCGCCGCTCTTCGTGCACTGCTGCCACTGCCGCTGGTGCCAGCGCGAGACGGGGTCGTCTTTTGCACTCAATGCGCTGATCGAACCGCAACACGTGCAGGTGCTGCAGGGCACGGTCGATCGCGTGCTCACGCCGTCGGCCAGCGGACGCGGACAGACGTACGCGCGCTGCCCCACCTGCCACGTCGCGCTGTGGAGCCACTACGCTGGCGCCGGCGACGCCGTGAGCTTCATCCGCGTGGGCACGCTCGACACGCCCGACATGTTGCCGCCGGACCTGCACATCTTCACGATGTCGAAGCAGCCGTGGGTGGCGCTGCCGCCGGGCGCGCCCGCCGTGCCTGAGTACTACGACCGCAAGGATCACTGGCCCGCCGAGAGCCTCGCGCGCTGGCGCGTGCTGCGCGAGAAGCTGCGGGCCGGCTGA
- a CDS encoding IclR family transcriptional regulator — protein MATVDTDRAQRGIQSIEVGGQLLRALVHHGRPMALKDLAREADMTAAKAHPYMVSFGRLGLIEQDRASGHYLLGPLALQLGLISLQQADPVHIATALIGQLAQQIGHTVALAVWGARGATIVRTAESPSPVHVNMRHGTVFSLTNTASGRVFAAYLDPAVVRAQLEDERQRQKQRKGAAEPAPPAGMPPVQPLPSWSDFARQCQEVRDHGISRSDGEVIEGVSAMAAPVFDHTGAIVLAVTAIGPAGIFHTAWDGEIARALKACAGTVSQRLGASKNQGGVGAVVPSVSDR, from the coding sequence ATGGCGACTGTTGACACCGACCGCGCCCAGCGCGGCATCCAGAGCATCGAAGTCGGCGGGCAGCTGCTGCGCGCGCTGGTGCACCACGGCCGCCCGATGGCGCTCAAAGACCTTGCCCGCGAAGCGGACATGACGGCCGCCAAGGCCCACCCGTACATGGTGAGCTTCGGCCGGCTGGGCCTCATCGAGCAGGACCGCGCCAGCGGCCACTATCTGCTCGGCCCGCTGGCCTTGCAACTGGGGCTGATCAGCCTGCAGCAGGCCGACCCGGTGCACATCGCCACGGCGCTGATCGGCCAGCTCGCGCAGCAGATCGGCCACACGGTGGCGCTGGCCGTGTGGGGCGCGCGCGGCGCGACCATCGTGCGCACGGCCGAGTCGCCCTCGCCGGTGCACGTGAACATGCGCCACGGCACCGTGTTCTCGCTCACCAACACGGCCTCGGGCCGCGTGTTTGCCGCCTACCTTGACCCGGCCGTGGTGCGCGCGCAGCTCGAGGACGAGCGCCAGCGCCAGAAGCAGCGCAAGGGCGCCGCCGAGCCCGCGCCGCCGGCCGGCATGCCGCCGGTGCAGCCGCTGCCCTCGTGGAGCGACTTCGCGCGCCAGTGCCAGGAAGTGCGCGACCACGGCATCAGCCGCTCCGACGGCGAGGTGATCGAGGGCGTGAGCGCCATGGCCGCGCCCGTGTTCGACCACACCGGCGCCATCGTGCTGGCCGTGACCGCCATCGGCCCGGCCGGCATCTTCCACACCGCCTGGGACGGCGAGATCGCGCGCGCGCTCAAGGCCTGCGCGGGCACGGTGTCGCAGCGCCTGGGCGCGAGCAAAAACCAGGGCGGGGTCGGCGCCGTGGTTCCCTCTGTCTCCGATCGATGA
- a CDS encoding SIR2 family NAD-dependent protein deacylase — protein sequence MTLFSSALSSTPSSSDSDDLALRIDRTVALLRGARRIVVFSGAGLSKASGIPTYRDADGLWMSQNALKFSHADDLARDPGGFTRFWAQRLSLIETASPNPGHLALAQLQRLRPATRLITQNVDGLLGKAGGQDVLELHGSLRRWRCDHCGNRSGPWPFHRCLRCGSHARPDVVMFGEMLNAGVLLDAQVAAQESDLFLVVGSTTIVYPAAELPKLAMARGARLVTLNIEPLPHLDDAAAVVLRGASENLLPRLLAGMVGD from the coding sequence ATGACCCTGTTTTCTTCCGCCTTGTCTTCCACGCCTTCTTCTTCCGACTCCGACGATCTCGCGCTGCGCATCGACCGCACCGTGGCGCTGCTGCGCGGTGCGCGGCGCATCGTGGTCTTCTCGGGCGCGGGGCTGTCCAAGGCCTCGGGCATCCCGACCTACCGCGACGCCGACGGCCTCTGGATGAGCCAGAACGCGCTCAAGTTCTCGCATGCCGACGACCTCGCGCGCGACCCGGGCGGCTTCACCAGGTTCTGGGCCCAGCGCCTGTCGCTGATCGAGACCGCGTCGCCCAACCCCGGCCACCTCGCGCTCGCGCAGCTGCAGCGGCTGCGCCCCGCGACCCGGCTCATCACGCAGAACGTCGACGGCCTGCTCGGCAAGGCCGGCGGGCAGGATGTGCTGGAGCTGCACGGCTCGCTGCGCCGCTGGCGCTGCGACCACTGCGGCAACCGCAGCGGCCCGTGGCCCTTTCACCGCTGCCTGCGCTGCGGCTCGCATGCGCGGCCCGACGTGGTCATGTTCGGCGAGATGCTGAACGCCGGCGTGCTGCTCGACGCGCAAGTGGCGGCGCAGGAGTCCGACCTGTTCCTGGTGGTCGGCAGCACCACCATCGTCTACCCGGCGGCCGAGTTGCCCAAGCTGGCGATGGCGCGCGGTGCGCGGCTGGTGACGCTCAACATCGAGCCGCTGCCGCATCTGGACGATGCGGCGGCGGTGGTGTTGCGGGGGGCGTCGGAAAACCTGTTGCCGCGGTTGCTGGCCGGCATGGTCGGCGACTGA
- a CDS encoding GMC family oxidoreductase: protein MSDTTFDYIIIGAGTAGSLIANRLSADKTRRVLLIEAGRKDDYHWIHIPVGYLYCIGNPRTDWLYNTEPDAGLNGRTLRYPRGKTLGGCSSINGMIYMRGQSRDYDQWASLTGDEGWRWENVLPAFRKHEDFYLGADEMHGAGGEWRVEKQRLRWDILDAFADAAVQAGVPHTTDFNRGSNEGVGYFQVNQKNGWRWNTAKAFLRPTCYGRPNFELWTGAQVSRLLFETLPDGTKRCTGAQVWDGTEMTTAHAECEVILSAGAIGSPQILQLSGVGPAELLRQHGIDVAVDAPGVGANLQDHLQIRAVYKIEGAPTLNVLASSMVGKAKIGLEYLMKRSGPMSMAPSQLGAFTRSSPDREWPNIQYHVQPLSLDAFGEPLHSFPAFTASVCNLNPTSRGSVRIKSARFEDAPAIAPNYLSTEEDRKVAADSLRVTRRIAQQPALAKYKPQEWKPGVQYQTDEDLARLAGDIATTIFHPVGTTKMGADGDPMAVLDARLRVRGVHGLRVVDAGAMPTITSGNTNSPTLMMAEKAAGWILEDNRHR from the coding sequence ATGAGCGACACCACCTTCGACTACATCATCATCGGCGCCGGCACCGCGGGCTCGCTCATCGCCAACCGCCTGAGCGCCGACAAGACCAGGCGCGTGCTGCTCATCGAGGCCGGCCGCAAGGACGACTACCACTGGATCCACATTCCGGTGGGTTACCTGTACTGCATCGGCAACCCGCGCACCGACTGGCTCTACAACACCGAGCCCGACGCGGGCCTCAACGGCCGCACGCTGCGCTATCCGCGCGGCAAGACGCTGGGCGGCTGCTCCAGCATCAACGGCATGATCTACATGCGCGGCCAGTCGCGCGACTACGACCAGTGGGCGTCTCTCACGGGCGACGAGGGCTGGCGCTGGGAGAACGTGCTGCCGGCCTTTCGCAAGCACGAAGACTTCTACCTCGGCGCCGACGAGATGCACGGCGCGGGTGGCGAGTGGCGTGTCGAGAAGCAACGGCTGCGCTGGGACATCCTCGACGCGTTTGCCGACGCGGCCGTGCAGGCCGGCGTGCCGCACACCACCGACTTCAACCGCGGCAGCAACGAAGGCGTGGGCTACTTCCAGGTCAACCAGAAGAACGGCTGGCGCTGGAACACCGCCAAGGCCTTCCTGCGGCCCACCTGCTACGGCCGCCCCAACTTCGAGCTGTGGACCGGCGCGCAGGTGTCGCGCCTGCTGTTCGAGACGCTGCCCGACGGCACGAAACGCTGCACCGGCGCGCAGGTGTGGGACGGCACCGAGATGACCACCGCGCACGCCGAGTGCGAAGTGATCCTCAGCGCGGGCGCCATTGGCTCGCCGCAGATCCTGCAGCTGTCGGGCGTCGGCCCGGCCGAACTGCTGCGCCAGCACGGCATCGACGTGGCGGTCGACGCGCCCGGCGTCGGCGCCAACCTGCAGGACCACCTGCAGATCCGCGCGGTCTACAAGATCGAGGGCGCGCCCACGCTCAATGTGCTGGCTTCGTCGATGGTCGGCAAGGCGAAGATCGGCCTCGAATATCTGATGAAACGCAGCGGCCCGATGAGCATGGCGCCGTCGCAGCTGGGCGCGTTCACGCGCAGCTCGCCCGACCGCGAGTGGCCCAATATCCAGTACCACGTGCAGCCGCTGTCGCTCGACGCCTTCGGCGAGCCGCTGCACAGCTTCCCTGCCTTCACCGCGAGCGTGTGCAACCTGAACCCGACGAGCCGGGGCTCGGTGCGCATCAAGAGCGCGCGCTTCGAAGACGCGCCCGCCATCGCGCCGAACTACCTGAGCACCGAGGAAGACCGCAAGGTCGCGGCCGATTCGCTGCGCGTGACGCGCCGCATCGCGCAGCAGCCCGCGCTCGCGAAGTACAAGCCGCAAGAGTGGAAGCCCGGCGTGCAGTACCAGACCGACGAAGACCTCGCGCGGCTGGCCGGCGACATCGCCACCACCATCTTCCACCCGGTCGGCACCACCAAGATGGGCGCCGACGGCGACCCGATGGCGGTGCTCGACGCGCGCCTGCGCGTGCGCGGCGTGCATGGCCTGCGCGTGGTCGATGCGGGCGCGATGCCCACCATCACGAGCGGCAACACCAACAGCCCCACGCTGATGATGGCGGAGAAGGCGGCGGGCTGGATCCTCGAAGACAACCGCCACCGCTGA
- a CDS encoding MlaD family protein produces the protein MENKAHALAAGAFVLGLIAALVALVVWFTRDNTVRNVYELSTRDAVSGLQPQAQVRYRGISVGKVTSIDFDPKTKGNVRVRITVDERVPLTTSSFATLSYQGVTGLAFIALDDEGESTVALKPNNDNPPRIPLKPSMLAKLQDRGEEIIDQVEEVTKRANALLADANQKRVADALENIAAASASANTLLKQLDNTVKTGLNPTLAAMPETLSTVKKAAGDVSRVANNFNTTVGKLNAPDGPVERLSDGTKALAQAVDSFNAATLPRVNRVADDTAHAVRRLGRAADSINDNPQSLLFGNGGAVAGPGEPGFVAPAARR, from the coding sequence ATGGAAAACAAGGCCCACGCCCTCGCCGCCGGCGCCTTCGTGCTCGGCCTGATCGCCGCGCTCGTCGCGCTGGTGGTCTGGTTCACGCGCGACAACACCGTGCGCAACGTGTACGAACTCTCCACCCGCGATGCCGTGAGCGGCCTGCAGCCGCAGGCCCAAGTGCGCTACCGCGGCATCTCGGTCGGCAAGGTGACCTCGATCGACTTCGACCCCAAAACCAAGGGCAACGTGCGTGTGCGCATCACGGTCGACGAGCGCGTGCCGCTCACCACGTCGAGCTTTGCCACGCTGAGCTACCAGGGCGTGACCGGCCTGGCCTTCATCGCGCTGGACGACGAAGGCGAATCGACCGTCGCGCTCAAGCCGAACAACGACAACCCGCCGCGCATTCCGCTCAAGCCGTCGATGCTCGCGAAGCTGCAGGACCGCGGCGAGGAAATCATCGACCAGGTCGAAGAAGTGACCAAGCGCGCCAACGCGCTGCTGGCCGACGCCAACCAGAAGCGCGTGGCCGATGCGCTGGAGAACATCGCGGCCGCCTCGGCCAGCGCCAACACGCTGCTCAAGCAGCTCGACAACACCGTGAAGACCGGCCTGAACCCGACGCTCGCCGCCATGCCCGAGACGCTGTCGACGGTGAAGAAAGCGGCCGGCGACGTCTCGCGCGTGGCCAACAACTTCAACACCACCGTGGGCAAACTCAACGCGCCCGACGGCCCGGTCGAGCGCCTGAGCGACGGCACCAAGGCGCTGGCGCAGGCGGTCGATTCGTTCAACGCCGCCACCTTGCCGCGCGTGAACCGCGTGGCCGACGACACCGCGCATGCGGTGCGCCGCCTGGGCCGCGCGGCCGACAGCATCAACGACAACCCGCAATCGCTGCTGTTCGGCAACGGCGGCGCGGTCGCGGGTCCGGGCGAGCCCGGCTTCGTTGCGCCCGCCGCACGCCGTTGA
- a CDS encoding LysR family transcriptional regulator — MDLQILRAFVLAAREGNVSRAAEKLHLTQPAVSLQLKRFAEETGLALFTRTPHGLALTADGAAMLPQAERVLAAVGDLQQAARNLQVTVRGALRIGTILDPEFTRLGVFLRELVEAAPQIETELRHGMSGSVLAQVLRGELDVGFHLDPGDEPDDAAPAPLAVRTLTRFSYRVVAPAGWGPQVLGRDWKALAALPWLATPPESAHHRLLERVFGPLGLAPRRVALVDQEASMLDLLKSGVGLSLVRDSIAIRESQAHGLVLADRVRLDCALRFVSLAARRDEPVIASAWNALARAWS, encoded by the coding sequence ATGGACCTCCAGATTCTGCGCGCCTTCGTCCTGGCGGCGCGCGAGGGCAACGTCTCGCGCGCCGCCGAAAAGCTGCACCTCACGCAGCCCGCGGTGAGCCTGCAGCTCAAGCGCTTCGCCGAAGAAACGGGGCTGGCGCTGTTCACGCGCACGCCGCACGGGCTGGCGCTCACGGCCGACGGCGCGGCGATGCTGCCGCAGGCCGAGCGCGTGCTGGCGGCCGTGGGCGATCTGCAGCAGGCCGCGCGCAACCTGCAGGTCACGGTGCGCGGGGCGTTGCGCATCGGCACCATCCTCGACCCCGAGTTCACGCGGCTGGGCGTGTTCCTGCGCGAACTGGTCGAGGCCGCGCCGCAGATCGAGACCGAGCTGCGCCATGGCATGAGCGGCAGCGTGCTGGCGCAGGTGCTGCGCGGCGAGCTCGACGTGGGCTTTCACCTCGACCCCGGTGACGAACCCGACGACGCCGCGCCGGCGCCGCTCGCGGTGCGCACGCTCACCCGCTTCAGCTACCGCGTGGTCGCCCCAGCCGGCTGGGGCCCGCAGGTGCTCGGGCGCGACTGGAAGGCGCTGGCCGCCCTGCCCTGGCTGGCCACGCCGCCCGAGTCGGCGCACCACCGGCTGCTGGAGCGCGTGTTCGGCCCGCTCGGCCTGGCGCCCCGGCGCGTGGCGCTGGTCGACCAGGAGGCCTCGATGCTCGACCTGCTGAAGTCGGGCGTGGGCCTGAGCCTGGTGCGCGACTCGATCGCGATCCGCGAAAGCCAGGCCCACGGCCTCGTGCTGGCCGACCGCGTGCGGCTCGATTGCGCGCTGCGTTTCGTCTCGCTGGCCGCGCGCCGCGACGAGCCCGTGATCGCCAGCGCATGGAACGCGCTGGCCCGGGCCTGGAGCTGA